CCAGAATGATGGTTATATGAGAGGTTCTCTTCCGTATCACGTTCGCTCGTCCCATGGCGCGCGGCTCCATGCGCTTCATGACCGGTCCTGCATCGACAAAGGCCGTCTTTACCTTCAGCTTGTCGATATCGACCTGGGCGTTCGTGTTTTCCGCATTCGCCATCGCCGACTTCAGGAGCTTCTCGATCGGCCGGGCCCCGCGGTACGGCATGAACCGGAGCGACACGAGCGCATCGCCGGCCCTCTTCCCTCTGATAAGATCGATAACCCTTCTCGCCTTACGGGGGGTGATCCGGGCATGTCGTAAAATCGCCTTCGCTTCCATGGTTATTTACCCTTTCCTGCCGCGGTCTTCTCGGAGCCGGAATGCCCTTTAAAGGTCCTCGTCGGCGAGAACTCGCCGAGCTTATGTCCCACCATGTTCTCGGTCACATAGACGGGGATGAACTTCCTGCCGTTGTGCACGGCAAACGTAAGACCGATGAACTCGGGCACGATCGTAGAACGCCGCGACCAGGTCTTGATCATCTTCTTGTCGCCCGTCGCGATCATCGTAGTAACCTTCTTCATGAGCTTGGGCTCCACAAACGGCCCTTTCTTTAAGGATCTCGGCACGTCCTCCTCCTTTAGGTGCGTCTCTTAACGATTAATCTGTCGGTCTTCTTGTTGTTCCGCGTCTTGACGCCTTCGGGCTTGCCCCACGGCGAGCACGGGGGCCTTCCGCCCGAGCTCCTTCCCTCGCCGCCGCCGAGCGGGTGGTCGACGGGGTTCATGGCGACGCCGCGCACATGGGGCCGCTTGCCGAGATACCGCTTCCGGCCGGCCTTGCCGTAGGAGATGTTCTCACGCTCTGCATTGCCCACCTGCCCGACGGTCGCCATGCAGACGGACAGAACGAGCCGCGCCTCTCCCGACGGCATCTTTATCTGCGCATATTTTCCCTCTTTGGCGACGATCTGGGCCGCTGCGCCGGCGGTCCTCACGAGCTTTGCGCCCTGTCCGGGATTGAGCTCGATGTTATGGACCATGGTGCCCAGCGGGATATCCTTGAGCGGCAGCGCATTGCCCGTTTTTATCTCGGCGCCCGTGCCCGACATGAGCGTCTCCCCGACGCTCAGGCCCGCAGGAGCGATGATGTAGCGGTACTCGCCGTCTTTGTACTTGAGCAGCGCGATCCGCGACGACCGGTTGGGATCGTACTCTATCGTCTCCACCGTTGCGGCAATGCCGACCTTGTCGCGCTTGAAATCGATAATCCGGTACTGGCGCTTGTTGCCGCCGCCCCGCCACCAGGAGGTGACCTCTCCGGTATTGTTCCTGCCGCCCGTCTTCCTGAGCGGAGCCGTCAGCGGCTTGTGCGGGGTATCGGTGGTGACGTCCTTATAGTCTGACGCGGACTGGAACCTTCTCCCCGCTGATGTCGGATTATATTTTCTTATTCCCATGGCCTCTCTTCCTCTATCTCGCTTGTCTCGTTAGTGATCGCCCGCTGTCCGCTGCGCGATACGGCCGCTTATACGCCCTCGATGAAATCGAGCTTTTCGCCCGCCTTCAGGGTTATGACCGCCTTCTTCCTGTCCGAACGCCTCCCTACGGACTTCCCGTACCGCTTGACCTTTCCCTTCGTGGTGATGGTGGCGACCTTCTCGACCTTGACCTTGAAGATCTCCTCCATCGCCTTCTTTATCTCGTGCTTGTTCGCACCGGGATCGACTTCGATAAGGATTTTATTCTCGCGCTCCTTCAGGTCCATTCCCTTTTCGTTGAAGAGCGGTTTCTTGATAATGCTGTAGATCGTCTTCATGGCTACGCCGCCTCCTCGCCCTGCAGTTTTTTCAGGGCATCGGCGGTAAAGAGCAGATGGCCGAAGGCCGCAACCATATACGCATTGAGGTCCGCCGCCCTCACCACCTCCACGCCCGGGATATTTCTCGCCGAGGTGAAGATCGTTTTGTTGTCCTCCGGGATAACGATGAGGACGCTCTTTTCATGCAGCCCGAGATTCCTGAGGATTTGCACCATATCCCTGGTCTTCGGCTTCTCGAGGGAGAGCGCATCGACCAGGACGATCTCGCCGTCGGCGTACTTCATCGACAGCGCCTTCGAGAGCGCCGCGCGCCTCATGTTCTTGGGCAGCCGCATCGAGTAGTCGCGGGGCTGGGGGCCGAAGACGATACCGCCGCCGCGCCACTGGGCGGCC
This window of the Nitrospirota bacterium genome carries:
- the rplV gene encoding 50S ribosomal protein L22, which encodes MEAKAILRHARITPRKARRVIDLIRGKRAGDALVSLRFMPYRGARPIEKLLKSAMANAENTNAQVDIDKLKVKTAFVDAGPVMKRMEPRAMGRANVIRKRTSHITIILAEE
- the rpsS gene encoding 30S ribosomal protein S19 — translated: MPRSLKKGPFVEPKLMKKVTTMIATGDKKMIKTWSRRSTIVPEFIGLTFAVHNGRKFIPVYVTENMVGHKLGEFSPTRTFKGHSGSEKTAAGKGK
- the rplB gene encoding 50S ribosomal protein L2; this translates as MGIRKYNPTSAGRRFQSASDYKDVTTDTPHKPLTAPLRKTGGRNNTGEVTSWWRGGGNKRQYRIIDFKRDKVGIAATVETIEYDPNRSSRIALLKYKDGEYRYIIAPAGLSVGETLMSGTGAEIKTGNALPLKDIPLGTMVHNIELNPGQGAKLVRTAGAAAQIVAKEGKYAQIKMPSGEARLVLSVCMATVGQVGNAERENISYGKAGRKRYLGKRPHVRGVAMNPVDHPLGGGEGRSSGGRPPCSPWGKPEGVKTRNNKKTDRLIVKRRT
- the rplW gene encoding 50S ribosomal protein L23 → MKTIYSIIKKPLFNEKGMDLKERENKILIEVDPGANKHEIKKAMEEIFKVKVEKVATITTKGKVKRYGKSVGRRSDRKKAVITLKAGEKLDFIEGV
- the rplD gene encoding 50S ribosomal protein L4; translated protein: MTPENMTPAGMTIEIKDTNNKTTGTMNLLPSLFGSEAAAGVVHSAAVAFLANQRQGTHATKTRGMVSGGGKKPYKQKHTGRARQGSIRAAQWRGGGIVFGPQPRDYSMRLPKNMRRAALSKALSMKYADGEIVLVDALSLEKPKTRDMVQILRNLGLHEKSVLIVIPEDNKTIFTSARNIPGVEVVRAADLNAYMVAAFGHLLFTADALKKLQGEEAA